A section of the Aminiphilus circumscriptus DSM 16581 genome encodes:
- the cobM gene encoding precorrin-4 C(11)-methyltransferase, producing MNREHSDGEHATPFQAEVTIVGAGPGDPELLTLKGKRLLETADLVVYAGSLVAPALLAFCNPSCERVDSAPLDLEEQVELMSRAALAGRRVVRLHTGDPSLYGATAEQIRALEARGVVVTIVPGVSSLQAAAARLGVEYTVPGGTQTVICTRAAGRTPVPASEALERLAASQSTLVIFLSAGQADQVANALLRGGYAPDTPSACVYRATWPDERILRTRLDELARRMDEAGIANHALLVIGSCLDPGEAKSLLYDGSFSHGFRNAERSPLS from the coding sequence ATGAACCGAGAACACTCGGACGGGGAACACGCAACGCCGTTCCAGGCGGAGGTGACCATCGTCGGCGCCGGTCCCGGAGATCCGGAACTGCTCACGCTGAAGGGAAAGCGCCTCCTCGAAACGGCGGACCTCGTGGTCTACGCGGGAAGTCTCGTGGCTCCCGCGCTGCTGGCGTTCTGCAACCCTTCCTGCGAGAGGGTGGATTCGGCCCCCCTCGACCTGGAGGAACAGGTGGAACTCATGAGCAGGGCCGCGCTGGCGGGGCGGCGCGTGGTGCGCCTCCACACCGGAGATCCCAGCCTTTACGGGGCCACGGCGGAGCAGATCCGGGCACTGGAGGCCCGAGGCGTGGTCGTGACCATCGTCCCCGGCGTGTCGAGTCTTCAGGCCGCAGCGGCGCGCCTCGGCGTGGAATACACCGTGCCCGGGGGCACCCAGACGGTGATCTGCACCCGAGCGGCGGGGCGCACGCCCGTTCCGGCCTCGGAAGCCCTGGAGCGGCTCGCCGCATCGCAAAGCACCCTGGTGATCTTCCTCAGCGCCGGACAGGCGGATCAGGTCGCCAATGCGCTTCTTCGGGGCGGTTACGCACCGGACACGCCCAGCGCCTGCGTCTACCGCGCCACCTGGCCGGACGAGAGAATTCTCCGGACCCGCCTCGACGAACTGGCCCGACGCATGGACGAGGCGGGCATCGCGAATCACGCGCTCCTCGTGATCGGGAGCTGCCTCGACCCCGGAGAGGCGAAGAGTCTCCTCTACGACGGAAGCTTCTCCCACGGCTTCCGGAATGCGGAAAGATCCCCGCTGTCATGA
- a CDS encoding cobyric acid synthase, with protein sequence MSTARAKGLMVCGTTSDAGKSLLVTALCRHFFRKGIRVAPFKAQNMALNAYTAPGGGEMGVAQALQAEACGLEPDVRFNPVLLKPQGDSTSQVVLLGRPAATLSARDYHGRNGKGYAATAWETARDALAALREEYDLLLLEGAGSPAEMNIYAADFTNLRTAREAEAPVLLVGDIERGGVLASLVGTLAVLPEKDAALIKAFAVNKFRGDSSLFDEGCRFLEARTGRPVLGVLPYATHLRLPAEDSLGLRSFGDGPLRIVVIKLPRIANFTDFDALEHDGCRVVFADAPGDLDGADCIVLPGTKATMADLRWLRQRGLATALRDAADRGIPLWGICGGYQMLGERIDDPGGVEGSGPESMEGLGLLPVRTFFEGTKIAAPARAVVNDWAPGPWEALRDREISGYEIHMGRTIPVAAASFGDGTPLLTLIARGGREILEADGAARPDGTVFGCYLHGLADDPLFRRAFVNWLRRRKGLAPLGGTGETAPSGRELRDRSYDAWADFVAAHLDMTRLEELIARGL encoded by the coding sequence GTGAGCACCGCACGGGCAAAGGGACTCATGGTCTGCGGCACCACCAGCGACGCGGGAAAGAGCCTTCTGGTCACCGCTCTCTGCCGCCACTTCTTCCGAAAGGGCATACGAGTCGCGCCCTTCAAGGCCCAGAACATGGCCCTCAACGCCTACACCGCCCCGGGAGGAGGCGAAATGGGCGTCGCCCAGGCCCTCCAGGCCGAGGCCTGCGGCCTGGAGCCGGACGTGCGCTTCAATCCGGTACTCCTCAAACCTCAGGGAGACAGCACGAGCCAGGTGGTGCTTTTGGGACGCCCCGCCGCCACGCTTTCCGCCCGGGACTATCACGGCAGGAACGGAAAAGGCTACGCGGCCACCGCCTGGGAGACCGCCCGCGATGCCCTGGCGGCCCTCCGGGAGGAGTACGACCTGCTGCTCCTGGAGGGCGCGGGAAGCCCCGCGGAGATGAACATCTACGCCGCGGACTTCACGAACCTCCGGACCGCCCGGGAGGCGGAGGCGCCGGTCCTCCTCGTGGGGGACATCGAACGGGGTGGCGTGCTCGCCTCGCTGGTGGGCACCCTCGCGGTGCTCCCCGAGAAGGACGCCGCACTGATCAAAGCCTTTGCGGTCAACAAGTTCCGGGGAGATTCGAGCCTCTTCGACGAAGGGTGCCGTTTTCTCGAAGCGCGCACGGGGCGCCCCGTTCTGGGAGTGCTTCCCTACGCGACCCATCTCCGCCTTCCCGCGGAGGATTCCCTGGGATTGCGCTCCTTCGGCGACGGCCCCCTGCGCATTGTGGTGATCAAGCTTCCCCGCATCGCCAACTTCACCGACTTCGACGCCCTGGAGCACGACGGCTGCCGGGTGGTCTTCGCCGACGCACCGGGGGATCTCGATGGTGCGGACTGCATCGTTCTGCCGGGGACGAAAGCCACCATGGCAGACCTTCGCTGGCTTCGGCAGCGAGGCCTCGCCACGGCTCTCCGGGATGCCGCCGACCGGGGCATTCCTCTCTGGGGCATCTGCGGGGGCTACCAGATGCTGGGAGAGCGCATCGACGACCCGGGGGGCGTGGAGGGATCGGGACCAGAGAGCATGGAGGGGCTCGGCCTGCTGCCGGTGCGCACCTTCTTCGAGGGAACCAAGATCGCCGCCCCCGCCCGAGCGGTGGTGAACGACTGGGCCCCGGGACCGTGGGAAGCCCTTCGGGACCGGGAGATCTCGGGCTACGAGATCCACATGGGACGCACGATCCCCGTTGCGGCGGCGTCTTTCGGCGATGGCACGCCCCTGCTCACCCTCATCGCCCGGGGAGGCCGCGAGATCCTGGAGGCGGACGGCGCGGCTCGGCCTGATGGGACGGTCTTCGGCTGCTATCTCCACGGTCTGGCGGACGACCCGCTCTTCCGGCGGGCCTTCGTCAACTGGCTGCGGCGGCGCAAGGGGCTCGCCCCTCTCGGCGGAACCGGAGAAACGGCGCCCTCGGGGCGGGAACTCCGGGACAGAAGCTACGACGCCTGGGCGGATTTCGTGGCAGCCCATCTGGATATGACGCGCCTGGAGGAGCTGATCGCCCGGGGGCTCTGA
- a CDS encoding precorrin-2 C(20)-methyltransferase codes for MILYGIGVGPGDPELVTLKALRLLEEADLVLVPVSRQGRASVAGDIVTAAWAERSTPLPELVPLVFPMVRDEEERRRLLEEQLRMLRPRWEGARAAALPVLGDAALYATVAWLFEAWRPLAPELELRLVPGISAHSFAACALSSFLALAEERLAVVPCTAGADEVRRILEAADTAALYKPSALGKDLARTVSAAGPWKHMVRIERGGLPEERILQGEEAISPCSEYLSLVLLWRERASV; via the coding sequence ATGATTCTGTACGGCATCGGCGTCGGTCCGGGAGATCCGGAACTGGTGACGCTCAAGGCATTGCGACTTCTCGAAGAGGCGGATCTGGTCCTCGTTCCCGTCTCGCGGCAGGGACGGGCGAGCGTCGCAGGAGACATCGTCACCGCCGCCTGGGCAGAGCGGAGCACGCCCCTGCCCGAGCTGGTGCCTCTGGTCTTCCCCATGGTCCGGGACGAGGAGGAGCGGCGGCGCCTTCTGGAGGAACAGCTCCGGATGCTTCGCCCCCGCTGGGAAGGCGCACGTGCCGCGGCGCTTCCCGTCCTCGGCGACGCGGCCCTCTACGCCACGGTGGCCTGGCTCTTCGAGGCCTGGCGCCCCCTCGCGCCGGAGCTGGAACTTCGGCTGGTCCCGGGCATTTCCGCCCACTCCTTCGCGGCCTGCGCCCTCTCGTCCTTCCTGGCCCTCGCGGAGGAGCGGCTCGCGGTGGTTCCCTGCACCGCAGGAGCCGACGAGGTGCGGCGCATTCTGGAAGCCGCCGACACAGCGGCACTCTACAAGCCCTCGGCCCTGGGGAAGGACCTCGCCCGGACGGTCTCCGCCGCGGGACCTTGGAAACACATGGTGCGCATCGAGCGGGGAGGACTGCCGGAGGAGCGCATTCTTCAGGGGGAGGAGGCCATCTCCCCCTGCTCGGAATATCTCTCCCTGGTGCTGCTCTGGAGGGAGCGTGCTTCCGTGTGA
- the cobA gene encoding uroporphyrinogen-III C-methyltransferase, giving the protein MTVHLVGAGCGTPSWLTLRGAELLRTAEAVVYDRLIHPDLLQLCPKGCEYHPVGKRESDHTLPQKKINALLVELGKRLASVVRLKGGDPFVFGRGGEEALALEEAGLSWDAVPGITAALGGCAAAGLPPTHRGLSGAVTLATGRLGDGGAETTPDNGTNSGDPRRNFLRELGAVPGTLCLYMSASSFAEAAPFLEAGGVTPDTPGACVTWGGWGRATLRSGTFGELIEASRRNALRSPSVLVLGRTAGVALHPLRGPLAGLQVAVCRPAPESWNTARRLEQLGADAYSVPLLELEERPLQGAADLLARADWIVCTSPRGAAQIKRCASDLRRLRGRLAAIGEGTARALALEGLPPDVTAEEPTSEGLARLLRSLIRPGERVAFVRNERASSLPEEAVRQAGGVPFELAAYRMIPNPLPGEELYRELWRQAPLHAVVFGSAALAEAWWDRFGGLPPGAVPVAWGETCARRIRELLETQREGGRDVAVLESPDLPGLERVLRRLNALLSDLRLEQAAADVGKSDEETPKRKGPRRKTERNDTAPRRTRKGNPS; this is encoded by the coding sequence ATGACCGTCCATCTCGTCGGCGCAGGGTGCGGCACTCCCTCGTGGCTTACGCTCCGCGGAGCGGAACTCCTCCGCACCGCCGAGGCGGTCGTCTACGACCGCCTGATCCATCCGGACCTGCTCCAGCTCTGCCCCAAGGGATGCGAGTATCACCCCGTGGGCAAGCGCGAGAGCGACCACACCCTTCCGCAGAAGAAGATCAACGCCCTTCTGGTGGAGCTGGGGAAACGCCTTGCCTCGGTGGTACGCCTCAAGGGAGGAGATCCTTTCGTCTTCGGACGGGGTGGCGAGGAGGCCCTCGCCCTGGAAGAAGCGGGGCTTTCCTGGGACGCGGTTCCGGGCATCACCGCCGCTCTCGGCGGGTGCGCCGCGGCGGGGCTTCCGCCGACCCACCGGGGCCTTTCCGGCGCGGTGACCCTCGCCACGGGGCGCCTCGGCGACGGAGGCGCCGAGACGACGCCGGACAACGGAACAAATTCCGGAGATCCGCGCCGGAACTTCCTTCGGGAACTCGGCGCCGTTCCCGGAACGCTCTGTCTCTACATGAGCGCCTCCTCCTTCGCCGAGGCGGCGCCGTTCCTCGAAGCGGGCGGAGTGACACCGGACACGCCCGGGGCATGCGTGACCTGGGGAGGCTGGGGAAGGGCGACGCTCCGCTCGGGAACCTTCGGAGAACTCATCGAGGCCTCCCGGCGGAACGCGCTGCGAAGCCCGAGCGTGCTCGTTCTGGGGAGAACCGCCGGCGTGGCGCTCCACCCTCTCCGTGGTCCTCTCGCGGGGCTCCAGGTGGCGGTGTGCCGTCCCGCTCCCGAATCCTGGAACACCGCACGGCGCCTGGAACAGCTCGGCGCCGACGCCTACAGCGTTCCCCTCCTCGAACTGGAGGAACGCCCCCTCCAAGGCGCGGCGGACCTTCTCGCCCGGGCGGACTGGATCGTCTGCACGAGCCCCCGGGGCGCGGCGCAGATCAAACGCTGCGCTTCGGACCTGCGCCGCCTTCGAGGCCGCCTCGCCGCCATCGGCGAGGGCACCGCGAGGGCCCTCGCCCTGGAGGGACTGCCCCCGGACGTCACGGCGGAGGAACCCACGTCGGAGGGACTGGCCCGGCTTTTGCGCTCCCTGATCCGCCCCGGCGAGCGGGTGGCCTTCGTCCGAAATGAACGGGCCTCGTCACTGCCCGAGGAGGCCGTCCGGCAAGCGGGAGGCGTTCCTTTCGAGCTTGCCGCCTACCGCATGATCCCCAACCCTCTGCCGGGGGAGGAACTCTACCGGGAGCTGTGGCGCCAGGCACCGCTCCACGCGGTGGTCTTCGGCAGCGCCGCCCTCGCCGAGGCGTGGTGGGACCGCTTCGGCGGTCTTCCTCCCGGCGCCGTTCCCGTCGCCTGGGGAGAAACGTGCGCACGTCGAATCCGGGAGCTGCTGGAGACCCAGAGGGAAGGAGGACGTGACGTGGCGGTGCTCGAATCACCGGACCTCCCGGGGCTGGAGCGAGTGCTGCGCCGTCTGAACGCCCTTCTCTCGGACCTGCGCCTCGAACAGGCCGCGGCGGATGTCGGAAAAAGCGACGAGGAAACACCGAAAAGAAAAGGCCCTCGCCGAAAGACGGAACGAAACGACACCGCACCGCGCCGTACGCGGAAGGGGAACCCCTCGTGA
- a CDS encoding precorrin-6A/cobalt-precorrin-6A reductase: MRLLVLGGTSAARRVAEHLLALGHAVTVSVTRTWGLETVPPGAEALLGARDRAEWTELLSRKKPHGEEGDVEGIVDCSHPFATAATEELAAAAVAQGIPFVVFERTMCSAEESEERELFPPRFLLRADSPEEGCALLWGVTRPGECLFLAVGVKLLPRIVPLLRKENRRVVARVLPTEESLCAARRAGLEPREIVALWGAGSVHLNEALLLETGAACMFSKDSGEEGGLHNKIEACRNLGLPLVLLNRPKAETKGAPSVSSLEELETVLASWEEKKLGNTSEKKRKGAIS, from the coding sequence GTGAGGCTCCTCGTTCTCGGCGGCACCTCCGCGGCGCGCCGCGTGGCGGAACACCTTCTCGCACTGGGGCATGCCGTGACCGTCTCGGTAACGCGCACCTGGGGGCTCGAGACGGTTCCTCCCGGCGCGGAGGCGCTTCTGGGCGCCCGGGACCGGGCCGAATGGACGGAACTGCTCTCCCGGAAGAAACCGCACGGGGAAGAGGGGGACGTGGAAGGCATCGTGGACTGCTCGCACCCCTTCGCGACGGCGGCCACGGAGGAACTCGCCGCCGCCGCGGTGGCGCAGGGGATTCCCTTCGTCGTCTTCGAGCGGACCATGTGCTCTGCGGAGGAGAGCGAGGAGAGGGAACTCTTTCCGCCACGTTTTCTTCTCCGGGCGGACTCGCCCGAGGAGGGATGCGCCCTTCTCTGGGGAGTGACGCGCCCCGGGGAATGCCTTTTCCTCGCGGTAGGGGTGAAGCTGCTTCCCCGCATCGTTCCGCTCCTCCGGAAGGAGAACCGGCGCGTGGTCGCCCGGGTGCTTCCCACGGAGGAAAGTCTTTGCGCGGCCCGCAGAGCCGGTCTTGAGCCGAGGGAGATCGTCGCCCTCTGGGGAGCGGGAAGCGTGCATCTGAACGAGGCGCTTCTCCTCGAGACCGGAGCGGCGTGCATGTTCTCCAAGGATTCCGGCGAGGAGGGCGGTCTGCACAACAAGATCGAGGCCTGCCGCAACCTCGGCTTGCCCCTGGTGCTCTTGAACCGCCCCAAGGCGGAGACGAAGGGGGCTCCCTCGGTCTCGTCCCTTGAGGAGCTTGAGACGGTGCTGGCATCGTGGGAGGAGAAAAAACTCGGGAACACTTCCGAAAAAAAGCGAAAAGGAGCGATCTCATGA
- the hemC gene encoding hydroxymethylbilane synthase, whose translation MTGRAFSLLASVNTRRQRVLVVGGGSVGTRKIATLLGAECEVVLVSPEATPELRALAEAGRIQWLRRTVLPEDFAAVRLVLLALPLGTEADGASTSLEQALAWARKAGCLVNCAACADEGDWALVAQFRHGPCFIGIGTGGDDPCEAARLKRRLLACLDAETTRTFGANEPAEEATHSDGSQRCALSSRVGNWILETPRSEHCDNAGRHSGSGAQPLVLLSRGSLLALRQAELAAAALATRGALAEVRTVTSHGDRDQKTPLSAFGGFGAFVKALEEALLAGEGDGAVHSLKDVPSKLGGDERRGTRLILAGVLPRESARDILLTLDGLPLEALPPGAKVGTSSLRRRAQLLFLRPDLEVVPFRGNVETRLRKLREGEVAATILAEAGLSRLENTPGGRGDSMLSAPDRELLRRGSTPLPFLAAPGQGAVAVETCAGTPLEQLLRDLDHLPTRLAVTAERAFLAEFSCGCVLPLGVHGLWESGVLHLRAELLDGGGKARETAELETAVASLAEAEEAGKRLWKNMAENPLARRLVAAAKRTPSVYVP comes from the coding sequence GTGACAGGGCGCGCCTTCTCGCTCCTCGCGTCGGTGAACACGCGGAGACAGCGCGTCCTCGTGGTCGGGGGCGGCAGCGTGGGCACCCGGAAGATCGCCACGCTTCTCGGCGCGGAATGCGAGGTCGTCCTCGTCTCCCCCGAGGCGACACCGGAACTGCGGGCACTCGCCGAAGCGGGACGAATCCAGTGGCTTCGCCGCACGGTTCTCCCCGAAGATTTCGCCGCCGTCCGACTCGTTCTTCTGGCCCTTCCCCTCGGAACGGAGGCGGATGGGGCGAGCACTTCGCTCGAACAGGCCCTCGCCTGGGCACGGAAAGCGGGATGTCTCGTGAACTGCGCCGCCTGCGCCGACGAGGGAGACTGGGCACTGGTGGCCCAATTTCGGCACGGCCCCTGCTTCATCGGAATCGGCACGGGAGGCGACGATCCCTGCGAGGCGGCGCGGCTCAAACGGCGCCTTCTCGCCTGCCTCGATGCGGAGACGACCCGGACATTCGGCGCAAACGAACCGGCGGAGGAGGCGACGCATTCCGACGGTTCGCAGCGATGTGCGCTCTCCTCCCGCGTCGGAAACTGGATTCTCGAGACGCCCCGTTCCGAGCATTGCGACAATGCGGGACGCCACTCCGGAAGCGGCGCGCAACCGCTGGTGCTTCTCTCCCGTGGGAGTCTTCTCGCCCTGCGCCAGGCGGAACTGGCCGCGGCGGCCCTCGCCACCCGGGGAGCCCTGGCGGAGGTGCGCACCGTGACCTCCCACGGCGACCGGGACCAGAAGACGCCCCTCTCCGCCTTCGGCGGCTTCGGAGCCTTCGTGAAAGCCCTGGAGGAGGCCCTCCTCGCGGGGGAGGGAGACGGCGCGGTGCACAGTCTCAAGGACGTGCCCTCGAAGCTCGGAGGGGACGAACGCCGGGGAACGAGGCTCATCCTCGCCGGAGTACTTCCCCGGGAATCCGCCCGGGATATTCTGCTCACCCTCGATGGACTGCCCCTCGAAGCGCTTCCGCCCGGAGCGAAGGTGGGCACGTCGAGCCTGCGCCGTCGGGCGCAGCTCCTTTTCCTCCGCCCGGATCTGGAGGTCGTCCCCTTTCGGGGCAACGTGGAAACCCGTCTGCGCAAGCTCCGGGAGGGAGAGGTGGCGGCAACGATCCTCGCCGAGGCGGGACTTTCCCGCCTCGAGAACACCCCGGGCGGAAGGGGAGACAGCATGCTTTCCGCGCCCGACCGGGAGCTGCTGCGCCGGGGAAGCACTCCCCTTCCGTTCCTTGCCGCTCCGGGACAGGGAGCCGTCGCCGTGGAGACCTGCGCGGGAACGCCCCTGGAGCAGCTCCTGCGAGATCTGGACCACCTCCCCACCCGGCTGGCGGTGACGGCCGAACGGGCTTTTCTTGCGGAATTCTCCTGCGGCTGCGTGCTCCCCCTGGGTGTGCACGGTCTCTGGGAGAGCGGTGTGCTGCATCTGCGGGCGGAACTGCTCGACGGAGGCGGAAAGGCCCGGGAAACAGCGGAGCTGGAAACTGCGGTCGCCTCCCTCGCCGAAGCCGAAGAGGCGGGGAAACGCCTCTGGAAAAACATGGCCGAAAACCCCCTGGCCCGCCGTCTCGTTGCAGCGGCAAAACGAACCCCTTCTGTATATGTCCCGTGA
- a CDS encoding cobalamin biosynthesis protein, which yields MSALPAILILSSRGEETARRLASTLGGDVLSPAPGELKTLLTSLWERPRTALSGIIGVGAAAIYLRAAGPLLRDKASDPPLVCVSEDGHMVVPLTGGHLGGGFDLARSCAKALDATLAATCSSDRAGLTAPDLLCRRWGFVLEGKEHLPAVNGALLDEGILPLRADPEFLRLPFPPCYRVEPAEEKDGETAPGEDAPHPKVLVSFRNAPLPPGAVRLVPPCIVAGVGCRKGVAAEDVVEALRASFREGGYTLSALAECRTIPEKEFEPGLVEAANLLGVPLRICSREELLALPGPFTPSVAERHLDLPGVAEPCAATAGPLLAPRTSSRGVTVALSLRPLRFQGRVDVVGTGPGDARFLTAEARAAIEGAEVLVGYALYIDQIPEAWRRNKWVKRFSMGEEEERVRLALNLAERGYAVALLSGGDPVLFGMAGLTHSLAAETSVPVRVIPGISAIQAAGALLGAPYTNGLTCISLSDYLQPWEEVLQALRGAALGGLTVALYNPVRRDLETKLAAVREIFASLEGPVLLVRDVGRPEESFRAIPLEALSPAEVDMRTLVVLPGRNVLWNGTRLLDRRGYRSERGRNESTERVREDEAVVRSRQESPSEEGAAP from the coding sequence ATGAGCGCACTTCCCGCCATCCTGATTCTCTCCTCCCGGGGAGAGGAAACGGCACGGCGCCTCGCCTCCACCCTGGGCGGCGATGTCCTCTCTCCCGCCCCGGGGGAACTGAAGACCCTCCTGACCTCCCTCTGGGAGCGGCCGAGGACGGCCCTTTCGGGCATCATCGGGGTCGGCGCCGCCGCCATCTATCTGCGCGCCGCCGGACCGCTCCTGCGGGACAAGGCCTCGGACCCGCCTCTCGTCTGCGTCTCCGAGGACGGGCACATGGTGGTCCCTCTCACGGGGGGACATCTGGGCGGCGGATTCGACCTGGCCCGCTCCTGCGCAAAGGCCCTGGATGCCACGCTCGCGGCCACCTGCTCCAGCGACCGGGCGGGGCTCACCGCGCCGGACCTGCTCTGCCGGAGATGGGGCTTCGTCCTGGAGGGCAAGGAACATCTTCCTGCGGTGAACGGAGCACTCCTCGACGAGGGCATCCTTCCGCTCCGGGCGGACCCGGAGTTTCTCCGGCTTCCCTTTCCACCCTGCTACCGGGTCGAGCCCGCGGAAGAAAAGGACGGAGAGACCGCACCCGGAGAGGACGCACCCCACCCGAAGGTTCTCGTCTCCTTCCGAAACGCTCCCCTTCCTCCGGGCGCGGTGCGACTGGTCCCTCCCTGCATCGTCGCGGGGGTGGGCTGCCGAAAGGGCGTCGCCGCGGAGGATGTGGTGGAGGCCCTCCGGGCGTCCTTCCGGGAAGGAGGATACACCCTTTCAGCCCTGGCGGAATGCCGCACCATTCCGGAAAAGGAGTTCGAGCCTGGACTCGTGGAGGCGGCGAACCTGCTCGGCGTCCCCCTTCGGATTTGCTCTCGGGAAGAACTGCTGGCACTTCCCGGCCCTTTCACCCCCTCCGTGGCGGAACGCCATCTGGATCTCCCCGGCGTAGCCGAACCCTGCGCCGCCACGGCGGGTCCTCTTCTCGCGCCGCGGACGAGTTCCCGGGGCGTGACGGTGGCGCTGTCCCTGCGCCCGCTCCGCTTTCAGGGTCGGGTGGACGTGGTGGGAACCGGACCGGGGGACGCACGCTTTCTCACCGCCGAGGCACGGGCGGCCATCGAAGGCGCGGAGGTTCTCGTGGGGTACGCCCTCTACATCGACCAGATTCCCGAGGCGTGGCGACGGAACAAATGGGTGAAACGCTTCTCCATGGGAGAAGAGGAGGAACGGGTCCGTCTGGCCCTGAACCTGGCGGAACGGGGATACGCCGTGGCGCTTCTCTCCGGAGGCGATCCGGTGCTCTTCGGCATGGCGGGACTGACCCATTCCCTGGCGGCGGAGACCTCCGTGCCAGTCCGGGTCATCCCGGGCATCTCGGCCATACAGGCCGCGGGAGCGCTCCTCGGAGCGCCCTACACGAACGGTCTCACCTGCATCTCCCTCTCGGATTATCTCCAACCCTGGGAGGAGGTGCTGCAGGCGCTGCGCGGCGCCGCCCTGGGAGGGCTCACGGTGGCACTCTACAATCCCGTGCGGCGCGACCTGGAGACCAAGCTCGCCGCGGTGCGGGAGATCTTCGCATCCCTGGAGGGGCCGGTCCTGCTCGTGCGGGACGTGGGCAGGCCCGAGGAGTCTTTCCGAGCGATTCCTCTGGAGGCGCTTTCCCCGGCGGAGGTGGACATGCGGACCCTTGTGGTGCTTCCCGGGCGGAACGTCCTCTGGAATGGCACGCGCCTTCTGGACCGCCGGGGATACCGGAGTGAGAGAGGACGGAACGAGAGCACGGAACGTGTTCGGGAGGACGAAGCGGTCGTGCGGTCGCGACAGGAATCGCCCTCCGAAGAAGGTGCCGCCCCGTGA